From the genome of Methanobrevibacter smithii ATCC 35061, one region includes:
- a CDS encoding DUF3320 domain-containing protein, giving the protein MLNNSSDKIKKEFENLRNELLDLTLRNQLLNFKTRARTITISNQSPINIYQTLVLQNNKMYFVANKKEKKEEKSGFSIWDHAPFDLSRFTDGDKTLSTDLTPNELQKRLFYINNQAKTMLQEQGYNILYLAVGFLEWRDNTKPKQVNHAPLVLIPVAMERKKVGKSFNLEWTGEDIQTNISIKAKLKENGIDFPDFEFKKYGEAIDHYLREVRDSVRGMGEWKVNTNIALGFFSFTKFVMYNDLNPEAWENNVDLTKNELIQAIFNPSVNDKKAFKEEDIDSQLEYSKMYQVLDADSSQIAAIQDVKAGRNLVVEGPPGTGKSQTIVNLIAELLAEGKSVLFVSEKMAALDVVKDRLTGVGLGKFILELHSHKTRRKKFLKDLEKATTVRSQEPINIDQTIRKLETLRQQLDDYAEIIHKPLYGVQLSAFQLYGLKEAADEHFSRSDRIIPLVRFDHPETLTLKDLDDITISLENLAELYQTISKENPWSKCAPKSLLPADLREIEQLINDTLHALDDFLVERGRVYDIYGIKKPETLNEFEKSLSAFDIISSKNSELIDGDILKSGAWNNNNDDAYRLINELEKYQKVAKSLDRFNSSIFSADIDRLIGEVRESTHKKLSRLFGNKPHIELVERYYNVPVPKSPEDVLFDLEQAKQVIAIKKQLDANESLARKYYGDYWHLGANVNDLKEITKWMNEFISLTRDGIFSQNTIDILSNDMFSINPKEDLTEYIESGNLFESELKKLESKLNPRSKLIFKRDTGDVAFERWQEQLYNWRGQLSSLHLWSQYLNTKNACRGTDSEQFIDSIERRDIKKDDVKALVQGNFADSLLNILFVENQELATFIGELHENRIKEFEDLDKKILSLNRKRIFQKLNNNIPQIFGATENPEAKILAGEFTRKSGHLPVRKLLEKAGGIIKKIKPCFMMSPLSVAQYLDPTNEELQFDVVIFDEASQVKPEDALGAFMRGKTAVVMGDTQQLPPTSFFDQMATGESEEEVATSLDMESILHLCKLSFPVKMLKWHYRSRHESLISVSNKEFYNNELLVYPSPSHDDPELGLKLHYNPNTVYDRGSSSANHLEARDVVKEIFNHFDKYGDTKSLGVGTFSVAQKNAILEELEIERKKRPELEPLFSENKDERFFVKNLETIQGDERDVILISVGYGYDQAGKMSLNFGPLNQDGGERRLNVLITRAREKCVVFSNFKAYDMHLTANPPYGVKALKEFLSYAENLTLGASQITQQSSEPFEDAIASFLAENGYTVDKQIGCAGFRVDLAIVDDENPGKYILGITTDGKMYASSKVAGDRDRLREQVLKGLGWKLYHLWSTDWYRNRDLGRKRLLEAVEVAIRETREEEKRKSEEAKKLAEKRKKEAEKLAEELRIAKQKELEEQKENEKSTPDIGEDENIEVIPPKDDLDSGENKTDFDNVDDYLSEENDDESEFSEDVISDIDNDENIEVVSSKADSSEFNENAVSDVDVVSPEDDGSEFREKMDYDDVDVVSPENGESDFSEDVVSDVEIIPIEDDGSEFSEDVVSDVDVVSPEDDGYEVNNDSLKSKKEDSFESKEKTYQKSSNNKNKSIKDEDKSKKKSSLSKGFGISSIFRSKKKNMQENTGMDDIKFSKNIEHENELNLKKDTADSKPEEKAKEVKVNDKNIDNNGIKSKDDESNTSKSESDIKLESNSEEIKSQLSSDEEADSVESNDNKSKNSSIKSIFFDNERLENKEHGTIASAIIGKSKLEEEEIETVGGEIMENENPKLHRPTPKDKYVVEPEIVDENSQEDEEKLYENLKFKSNVDLDDEDIHNVASNIVANAFEEVISDVNNEKDNEANIIDEDYYQDYDDENQYAQQDGNISQETSDTSTSVNQNGYYQGVSGITNPLKKNNVYHKTNDSKNKSVKDSLVDLKNEVKYINKSLKEIENPTPAEYVAVIDRTEEYDPNDYITPEHDEDEYVFSQDETEELTFAEAEEKRYEQEKLMEALKKEIASDENVIIPIHEEKRRQQIQDQALEDIIQTANEDYAEIEKERFKNNNTLKAFDDKKLPGKVKLKDEIVEYKQAEDIGLTSQEDLFKKSSKEVAKSIDKIVEVEGPVHISEVIKRVKDSCNMKRAGANLKKAVNGAISASENAGNIIKIGDFLYDSASNDVSIRKRHKPNIDLISDEEIAKNIERILVHKQSLSAKSLPKEVSRNFGFKSTSKKTANKINSVLDLMIADNRVKLDNDIVELK; this is encoded by the coding sequence ATGTTAAATAATTCATCAGATAAAATTAAAAAGGAGTTTGAAAACTTACGTAATGAGCTTTTAGATTTAACTTTAAGAAATCAGCTTCTTAATTTTAAAACCAGAGCCAGAACAATTACTATTTCAAACCAATCACCAATTAACATTTACCAGACATTGGTTCTGCAAAATAATAAAATGTATTTTGTAGCTAATAAAAAAGAGAAAAAAGAGGAAAAATCCGGATTTTCAATTTGGGATCATGCTCCATTTGATCTTTCAAGGTTTACTGATGGAGATAAAACATTATCTACAGATTTGACTCCTAATGAGCTTCAAAAAAGATTGTTTTATATTAATAACCAAGCTAAAACAATGTTGCAGGAACAGGGTTACAATATTCTTTATTTGGCTGTTGGATTTTTGGAATGGAGAGATAATACCAAACCAAAACAGGTAAATCATGCTCCATTAGTTCTTATTCCAGTTGCAATGGAACGTAAAAAGGTAGGCAAATCCTTTAATTTAGAGTGGACAGGAGAAGACATTCAAACAAATATCTCTATTAAAGCTAAATTAAAAGAAAATGGTATTGATTTTCCGGATTTTGAATTTAAAAAATATGGTGAAGCTATTGACCATTATTTAAGAGAAGTTAGGGATTCTGTTAGAGGAATGGGTGAATGGAAAGTTAATACTAATATAGCTTTAGGTTTCTTCAGTTTTACTAAATTTGTAATGTACAATGATTTAAATCCGGAAGCATGGGAAAATAATGTGGATTTAACTAAAAATGAACTGATACAGGCTATATTTAATCCAAGTGTTAATGATAAGAAAGCATTTAAAGAGGAAGACATTGATTCTCAGTTGGAATACTCTAAAATGTATCAGGTTTTAGATGCTGATTCTTCACAGATTGCAGCTATCCAGGATGTTAAAGCAGGAAGGAATCTGGTTGTAGAGGGACCTCCTGGAACAGGTAAATCTCAAACAATTGTAAATTTAATAGCTGAGCTTCTTGCTGAGGGAAAGTCCGTTTTGTTTGTCAGTGAAAAAATGGCTGCATTAGATGTGGTAAAAGACAGACTGACAGGTGTCGGATTAGGCAAGTTTATATTGGAACTGCATTCACACAAAACAAGGCGTAAAAAATTTCTGAAGGATTTGGAAAAAGCTACAACAGTAAGGTCTCAGGAGCCAATAAATATAGATCAGACAATAAGAAAACTTGAAACATTAAGACAGCAGCTTGATGATTATGCAGAAATTATTCATAAGCCTTTATATGGAGTTCAATTATCAGCATTTCAGTTATATGGTTTAAAAGAAGCTGCTGATGAGCATTTTTCAAGAAGTGACCGTATAATTCCATTGGTCAGGTTTGATCATCCTGAAACTTTAACTTTAAAGGATTTGGATGATATTACCATATCTTTGGAAAACTTGGCTGAACTGTATCAAACAATTTCTAAGGAAAATCCGTGGAGTAAATGTGCTCCAAAAAGTTTGCTTCCTGCAGATTTAAGGGAAATTGAACAATTGATTAATGATACATTACATGCTTTAGATGACTTTTTAGTTGAAAGGGGAAGAGTTTATGATATTTATGGGATTAAAAAACCGGAAACACTTAATGAATTTGAAAAGTCTCTTTCAGCATTTGATATAATCAGTTCTAAAAATTCTGAATTAATTGATGGGGATATATTAAAATCCGGAGCCTGGAATAATAACAATGATGATGCTTATAGATTAATAAATGAATTGGAAAAATATCAAAAAGTAGCCAAATCATTAGATAGGTTTAATTCAAGCATATTTTCTGCAGACATTGACAGATTAATTGGCGAAGTTCGGGAAAGCACCCATAAGAAATTATCCAGATTATTTGGTAATAAACCTCATATTGAACTGGTTGAAAGATATTATAATGTTCCAGTTCCTAAATCTCCTGAAGATGTTTTATTTGATTTGGAACAGGCAAAACAAGTAATAGCTATTAAAAAGCAATTGGATGCAAATGAGTCATTAGCTCGCAAATATTATGGTGATTACTGGCATTTAGGTGCAAATGTCAATGATTTAAAAGAAATAACAAAGTGGATGAATGAATTTATATCTTTAACACGTGATGGAATCTTTTCACAAAATACTATTGATATTTTATCTAATGATATGTTCAGCATAAATCCTAAGGAAGATTTAACTGAATATATTGAATCAGGAAATTTATTTGAAAGTGAACTTAAAAAATTAGAATCCAAATTAAATCCTAGAAGTAAACTAATCTTTAAAAGAGATACTGGTGATGTTGCTTTTGAGAGATGGCAGGAACAGCTATATAATTGGAGAGGACAGTTATCCAGTCTTCACTTATGGTCTCAGTATTTAAATACTAAAAATGCTTGCAGAGGAACTGACTCTGAGCAGTTTATTGATTCAATTGAAAGAAGAGACATTAAAAAAGATGATGTTAAAGCATTGGTTCAAGGAAACTTTGCAGATTCATTACTGAATATTTTATTTGTTGAAAATCAGGAACTGGCTACATTTATCGGAGAATTGCATGAAAACAGAATAAAAGAGTTTGAAGATTTGGATAAAAAAATATTGTCCCTAAACCGCAAAAGAATTTTCCAAAAATTAAATAATAATATTCCACAAATATTTGGAGCTACTGAAAACCCAGAAGCTAAAATACTTGCTGGAGAATTTACAAGAAAAAGCGGGCACCTGCCAGTTAGAAAATTATTGGAAAAAGCAGGAGGAATAATTAAAAAGATAAAACCATGTTTCATGATGAGTCCTTTATCTGTTGCACAGTATCTTGACCCTACAAATGAAGAATTGCAGTTTGATGTTGTTATTTTTGATGAGGCAAGTCAGGTTAAACCTGAAGATGCATTAGGTGCATTTATGAGAGGTAAAACAGCAGTTGTAATGGGAGATACTCAGCAATTGCCTCCAACATCTTTCTTTGATCAAATGGCAACTGGTGAAAGCGAAGAGGAAGTGGCTACTTCATTGGATATGGAAAGTATCCTCCATTTATGTAAACTGTCATTCCCTGTTAAAATGCTAAAATGGCATTATAGGAGCCGTCATGAATCTTTAATTTCTGTTTCAAACAAGGAATTCTATAATAATGAGCTGTTGGTATATCCTTCTCCATCTCATGATGATCCTGAACTGGGATTAAAATTACATTATAATCCGAATACTGTATATGATAGAGGTTCATCATCTGCAAACCATTTGGAAGCTCGTGATGTTGTAAAAGAAATTTTCAATCATTTTGACAAATATGGGGATACTAAAAGTTTAGGTGTCGGAACATTTTCTGTTGCTCAAAAAAATGCAATTCTTGAAGAATTGGAAATTGAACGTAAAAAGCGTCCTGAATTGGAACCATTATTCTCAGAAAATAAGGATGAACGTTTCTTTGTTAAAAACCTTGAAACAATACAGGGGGATGAAAGGGATGTTATCCTAATAAGTGTAGGATATGGTTATGACCAAGCAGGAAAAATGTCTCTAAATTTCGGTCCGTTAAATCAGGATGGTGGGGAAAGAAGGTTAAATGTATTAATTACACGTGCAAGGGAAAAATGTGTAGTATTTTCCAACTTCAAGGCTTATGATATGCATTTAACAGCCAATCCGCCATATGGTGTAAAAGCTCTAAAAGAATTCCTGTCATATGCTGAAAACTTGACATTGGGAGCATCACAAATAACTCAGCAATCCAGTGAACCGTTTGAAGATGCAATAGCTAGTTTCCTGGCTGAAAATGGTTACACAGTAGATAAACAAATTGGATGTGCAGGATTTAGAGTGGATTTGGCTATTGTTGATGATGAAAATCCTGGAAAATATATTTTGGGAATTACAACTGATGGAAAAATGTATGCATCAAGTAAAGTAGCTGGAGATAGGGACAGGTTAAGGGAACAAGTCCTAAAAGGTCTTGGTTGGAAACTTTACCATTTATGGTCTACAGACTGGTATAGGAATAGAGACTTAGGGCGTAAAAGATTACTTGAAGCTGTTGAAGTAGCTATTAGGGAAACTCGTGAAGAAGAAAAACGTAAATCAGAAGAAGCTAAAAAACTGGCTGAAAAAAGGAAAAAAGAAGCTGAAAAGTTAGCTGAAGAATTGCGTATTGCAAAACAAAAAGAGCTTGAAGAACAAAAAGAAAATGAAAAATCAACTCCTGATATTGGGGAAGATGAAAATATAGAAGTCATACCTCCTAAAGATGATTTGGACTCTGGTGAAAATAAAACTGATTTCGATAATGTTGATGATTATTTATCTGAAGAAAATGATGATGAATCAGAGTTTAGTGAAGATGTGATTTCTGATATTGATAATGATGAGAATATTGAGGTTGTTTCTTCTAAAGCTGACAGTTCTGAATTTAATGAGAACGCAGTTTCTGATGTTGATGTTGTTTCTCCTGAAGATGACGGTTCTGAATTTAGGGAAAAAATGGATTATGATGATGTTGATGTTGTTTCTCCTGAAAATGGTGAATCAGACTTTAGTGAGGATGTAGTTTCTGATGTTGAAATTATTCCTATTGAAGATGATGGTTCTGAGTTTAGTGAGGATGTAGTTTCTGATGTTGATGTTGTTTCTCCTGAAGATGACGGTTATGAAGTTAATAATGATTCTTTAAAATCTAAAAAAGAAGATTCATTTGAATCTAAAGAAAAAACTTATCAAAAATCTTCAAATAATAAAAATAAATCTATTAAAGACGAAGACAAATCTAAAAAGAAATCTTCTTTATCAAAAGGTTTTGGTATTAGTTCAATTTTCAGATCTAAAAAGAAAAATATGCAGGAAAACACTGGAATGGATGATATTAAATTTAGTAAAAATATTGAACATGAGAATGAATTAAATCTTAAAAAGGATACTGCAGATTCAAAACCCGAAGAAAAAGCGAAAGAGGTAAAAGTTAATGATAAAAACATTGATAATAATGGTATAAAATCTAAAGATGATGAATCAAACACTTCGAAATCTGAAAGTGACATTAAATTAGAAAGCAATTCGGAAGAAATTAAATCTCAATTAAGTTCTGATGAGGAAGCAGATTCTGTAGAATCAAATGATAATAAATCTAAAAACAGTTCTATTAAAAGTATTTTCTTTGATAATGAAAGACTGGAAAACAAAGAACATGGAACAATAGCTAGTGCGATTATTGGCAAATCTAAATTGGAAGAAGAGGAAATTGAAACCGTAGGTGGTGAAATAATGGAGAATGAAAATCCTAAGTTACATAGGCCAACTCCTAAAGATAAATATGTTGTAGAACCTGAAATTGTTGATGAAAATTCACAAGAGGACGAGGAAAAATTATATGAAAATCTGAAATTTAAGTCTAATGTGGATTTGGATGATGAAGATATTCATAATGTAGCTTCTAATATTGTGGCAAATGCTTTTGAAGAAGTAATTTCAGATGTTAATAATGAAAAAGACAATGAAGCAAATATCATTGATGAAGATTATTATCAAGATTATGATGATGAAAATCAATATGCTCAACAAGATGGCAATATTTCACAGGAAACATCAGATACATCTACATCAGTTAATCAAAATGGTTATTATCAGGGAGTAAGTGGCATTACTAATCCTCTTAAAAAGAACAATGTTTACCATAAAACAAATGACAGTAAAAACAAATCTGTTAAAGATTCTCTTGTTGATTTAAAAAACGAAGTAAAATATATTAATAAATCATTAAAAGAAATTGAAAATCCAACACCTGCAGAATATGTAGCTGTAATTGACAGAACTGAAGAGTATGATCCGAATGATTACATAACTCCTGAACATGATGAAGATGAATATGTGTTTTCCCAGGATGAAACAGAAGAATTGACTTTTGCCGAAGCTGAAGAAAAAAGGTATGAACAGGAAAAGTTAATGGAAGCACTTAAAAAAGAAATAGCCAGTGATGAGAATGTTATCATTCCTATTCATGAAGAAAAAAGAAGGCAGCAAATTCAGGATCAGGCTTTGGAGGACATTATTCAAACAGCTAATGAAGACTATGCTGAAATTGAAAAAGAGAGATTTAAAAATAACAATACATTAAAAGCATTTGATGACAAGAAACTTCCGGGAAAAGTTAAACTTAAGGATGAAATTGTAGAGTATAAGCAGGCTGAAGATATTGGTTTAACATCACAGGAAGACCTGTTTAAAAAGTCTAGTAAGGAAGTAGCTAAGTCTATTGATAAAATTGTGGAAGTGGAAGGTCCGGTTCACATCAGTGAAGTTATTAAAAGGGTTAAGGACAGCTGCAATATGAAAAGAGCTGGGGCTAATTTGAAAAAGGCAGTTAATGGAGCTATTAGTGCATCTGAAAATGCAGGAAACATTATTAAAATTGGTGACTTTTTATATGATTCTGCAAGTAATGACGTAAGTATCAGAAAAAGACATAAACCTAATATTGATTTAATTTCTGATGAGGAAATAGCTAAAAATATTGAAAGAATTTTAGTTCATAAACAGTCACTGTCTGCAAAATCCCTGCCGAAAGAAGTTTCAAGGAATTTTGGATTTAAATCAACTTCTAAAAAGACAGCTAATAAAATCAACAGTGTTTTGGATTTGATGATAGCTGATAATAGAGTCAAGTTGGATAATGATATTGTTGAGTTAAAATAG
- the uvrC gene encoding excinuclease ABC subunit UvrC, translating to MSTKVKSPENLPKKPGVYIMRDANDEIIYIGKAKNLINRVRSYFREKLDRPKTQILMSHFDSLEYIVTNSEKEALILEATLIKKHRPRYNVQLKDDKRYPYVKITNEKYPRLIITRNITKNGIYYGPFTDVTSVKKTVKFLKSLFKIRTCRNMDGPCLNSQIDLCYAPCSGEISKEEYDEIINKIDLFFQGKYSVIVKNLKKEMAEAAENEQFEKAAVLRDQITSIEEIMEKQFVDLVDDDLDQDVIAIAPNDNEVVVIIMPIRNGKIVGRDDFLMSGSQYESNSEILFAFIQQYYGFNRHIPKQILLNEPIDDTELLEEWLSDLRGNKVYIKVPMKGVKLRLVNMAQKNAEIIKHQKKAMENSLIELKKYLKLDKLPRIIEGYDISNISGKFAVGSKVSFKDAKPNKKKYKRFKIETPGPNDFAMMKELLTRRLKMIDTDEEPDLIVIDGGKGQLGTACEVLDELNLAHIPIIGLAKEFEEIYIPNSKRPIIIPKNNKALHLLQQVRDESHRFAITYHRKLRSDNISESSLDDIPGIGKKRKINILKEFGTMDKVKNASVEELAKIKGMNEKVATNVYEYYH from the coding sequence ATGTCAACAAAAGTTAAATCTCCAGAAAATTTACCTAAAAAACCAGGTGTTTACATAATGAGGGACGCCAATGATGAAATTATCTACATTGGCAAAGCTAAAAATCTTATTAATCGAGTCAGGTCTTATTTTAGAGAAAAACTGGACAGGCCTAAAACTCAAATTTTAATGAGTCATTTTGACAGTTTAGAGTATATTGTAACTAATTCTGAAAAAGAAGCTCTTATATTAGAAGCCACTCTTATTAAAAAACATCGTCCAAGGTATAATGTGCAGCTTAAGGATGATAAGAGATATCCTTATGTCAAAATTACAAATGAGAAATATCCTAGGCTGATTATAACAAGAAACATTACAAAAAACGGAATATATTACGGTCCGTTTACAGATGTAACTTCTGTTAAAAAAACTGTAAAATTCTTAAAATCATTGTTTAAAATTAGGACCTGCAGAAATATGGATGGACCATGTCTGAATTCTCAGATTGATTTATGCTACGCTCCGTGTTCCGGCGAAATTTCAAAAGAGGAGTACGATGAAATAATCAATAAGATTGATTTGTTTTTTCAGGGAAAATATTCTGTTATTGTTAAAAATCTTAAAAAGGAAATGGCTGAAGCAGCTGAAAATGAACAATTTGAAAAAGCAGCTGTTTTAAGAGATCAGATAACTTCCATTGAAGAGATTATGGAAAAACAGTTTGTTGATTTGGTTGATGATGATTTAGACCAGGATGTAATAGCTATTGCTCCTAATGATAATGAAGTTGTAGTTATTATAATGCCTATCAGAAACGGTAAAATTGTTGGACGTGATGACTTTTTAATGAGCGGATCACAGTATGAATCAAATTCTGAAATATTATTTGCATTTATTCAGCAGTATTACGGATTCAATCGCCATATTCCAAAACAGATTCTTTTAAATGAACCTATTGATGATACTGAACTGCTTGAAGAGTGGTTAAGTGATTTAAGGGGCAATAAAGTTTATATTAAAGTGCCTATGAAAGGCGTAAAGCTTAGACTTGTCAACATGGCTCAAAAAAATGCCGAAATTATCAAACATCAGAAGAAAGCTATGGAAAATTCATTAATTGAGCTTAAAAAATATCTGAAGCTTGATAAACTTCCGAGAATTATTGAAGGTTATGATATAAGTAATATTTCAGGTAAATTTGCTGTTGGTTCAAAAGTTTCTTTTAAAGATGCAAAACCAAATAAAAAGAAATATAAACGTTTTAAAATTGAAACTCCAGGACCTAATGATTTTGCTATGATGAAAGAATTGTTAACACGCCGTCTAAAAATGATTGACACAGATGAAGAACCTGATTTGATTGTTATTGACGGAGGTAAAGGTCAGTTAGGTACGGCCTGTGAAGTTTTGGATGAGCTTAATTTAGCCCATATTCCTATTATTGGACTGGCTAAGGAATTTGAAGAAATTTATATTCCTAATTCTAAAAGACCAATTATTATTCCTAAAAATAATAAGGCTTTGCATTTGCTTCAGCAGGTTAGAGATGAATCTCACAGATTTGCAATTACTTATCACAGAAAATTAAGAAGCGATAATATAAGCGAATCCTCATTGGATGATATTCCGGGCATTGGTAAAAAACGTAAAATCAATATTTTAAAGGAATTTGGAACTATGGATAAGGTTAAAAATGCTTCTGTCGAAGAATTGGCTAAAATAAAGGGCATGAATGAGAAAGTAGCCACTAATGTTTATGAATATTATCATTAA
- a CDS encoding zinc-ribbon domain-containing protein: MNFNKFNTVKTIYWELDTMVKCPRCGYENNDISVYCENCTYPIKNPQTANSNNKKDNGWNISTGKKIAIVLGIVVIALLLFSFIYNSTQPDNKSSLNVISADEKVQEGSNYPYQAHIIYNGTWSGKVGDPNYIREVSGRGDESYNLDCAPWDKVTMVIEKSDGSSNELKIELLKNGNVVAENSTTSSTGSVVINYNY; this comes from the coding sequence ATGAATTTTAATAAGTTTAATACAGTAAAAACAATTTATTGGGAATTAGATACTATGGTTAAGTGTCCAAGATGTGGATATGAAAATAACGATATTTCAGTATATTGTGAAAATTGTACATATCCGATTAAAAATCCACAAACTGCTAATTCAAATAATAAAAAAGACAACGGATGGAATATTAGCACAGGTAAAAAAATAGCTATTGTTTTAGGAATTGTGGTAATAGCTTTATTATTATTTTCATTTATTTATAACTCAACTCAGCCTGATAACAAAAGTTCATTAAATGTTATTTCCGCTGATGAAAAAGTACAGGAAGGTTCCAATTATCCTTATCAGGCACATATAATTTACAATGGAACCTGGTCCGGTAAAGTGGGAGATCCAAATTATATCCGCGAAGTATCAGGTCGTGGAGATGAATCATACAATTTAGACTGCGCACCATGGGACAAAGTAACAATGGTAATTGAAAAATCAGACGGCAGTTCCAATGAACTTAAAATAGAACTTCTTAAAAATGGTAATGTAGTAGCTGAAAACTCAACTACTAGTTCAACCGGCAGTGTGGTTATCAATTATAATTATTAG
- a CDS encoding ATP-binding cassette domain-containing protein — MIKVDNISKTYELDNKDKVIGIKNISFEVKEGEILGIMGRSGSGKTTLLRLLRGVEELDEGSITVSDVTVRAGDSQFYYNQLKKETAIHLQRSFGIWPETVRENVLRKLYARKYFDEESTDFNVAESEFGDEADKILDMVSLTDKADHYAAVLSGGEKQRLIIARQLAKQPKVLLLDEPATMACPKTKQEILDAVKKINKELNITVVVVSHLPEIQRYLADRVILLENGEIKKDGNPDEIIDEFLSEMEEPEDIENISTDETVIKVEDIYKRFYLFSGGEVLQIKDINFDVKKENIISLIGPSGAGKTVLLRMLADLELPDKGKVVYELDGDWVDISMPSMQRMDVRRKLGFMYQEFALSYYSTVLSQLATRLGYKNQDVVKQARKKAEKLGLGEELLDSLYALIDLPESEARDLLAKIGLMPDILEDLFPKFPETATKEAVKDIFELLDLPLDILYRKSYELSGGQEVRVMLALILISKPEFLLLDEPFGDLDPITLRIVANSLKKISKEYNITVIMISHNTDFVKEVSNRTLLMEDGKIVDDSEDVDKAVDNFINLCHADYLKENN, encoded by the coding sequence ATGATTAAAGTTGACAATATTAGTAAAACATATGAATTAGATAACAAGGATAAAGTTATCGGAATTAAAAATATCAGTTTTGAAGTTAAAGAAGGAGAAATCCTTGGAATAATGGGAAGAAGTGGTTCTGGTAAAACTACTCTTTTAAGATTGCTTAGAGGAGTTGAAGAACTTGATGAAGGAAGCATAACAGTTAGTGATGTAACTGTTCGTGCAGGTGATTCTCAATTTTATTATAATCAACTTAAAAAAGAAACAGCTATTCATCTTCAAAGATCATTTGGTATATGGCCTGAAACAGTCCGTGAAAATGTTTTAAGGAAATTATATGCTCGTAAATATTTTGATGAAGAAAGTACTGATTTTAATGTAGCTGAAAGTGAATTTGGTGATGAGGCAGATAAGATACTGGATATGGTTTCTCTAACTGATAAGGCTGATCATTATGCTGCTGTGCTAAGTGGTGGTGAAAAACAAAGATTGATTATAGCTAGACAACTTGCAAAACAGCCAAAAGTATTGCTTCTTGATGAACCAGCTACAATGGCATGCCCTAAAACAAAACAAGAAATTCTTGATGCTGTTAAAAAAATCAATAAAGAGTTAAATATTACAGTTGTTGTTGTCTCTCATTTACCTGAAATTCAAAGATATTTGGCTGATAGAGTTATTTTGCTTGAAAATGGTGAAATTAAAAAAGACGGCAATCCTGATGAGATTATTGATGAGTTTTTAAGTGAAATGGAAGAACCTGAAGATATTGAAAACATTTCAACTGATGAAACTGTTATTAAAGTAGAGGATATCTATAAAAGATTCTATTTATTCTCTGGGGGAGAAGTTCTACAAATTAAGGATATAAACTTTGATGTTAAAAAGGAAAATATTATAAGTCTTATTGGTCCTAGTGGAGCAGGTAAAACAGTTTTGCTTAGAATGTTGGCTGATTTGGAATTGCCTGATAAAGGGAAAGTTGTTTATGAACTGGATGGTGACTGGGTAGATATTTCAATGCCAAGTATGCAGCGTATGGATGTAAGAAGAAAATTAGGTTTTATGTATCAGGAATTTGCCTTAAGTTATTATTCAACTGTTTTAAGCCAGTTAGCTACCCGTTTAGGTTATAAAAATCAGGATGTTGTAAAACAAGCAAGGAAAAAAGCTGAAAAATTAGGATTAGGTGAAGAATTGCTGGACTCACTTTATGCTTTAATTGACTTGCCTGAAAGTGAAGCAAGAGACCTTTTAGCTAAAATAGGTTTGATGCCTGATATTTTAGAAGATTTATTCCCTAAATTCCCTGAAACAGCTACTAAAGAGGCAGTAAAAGATATTTTTGAATTGCTTGATTTGCCTTTGGATATTTTATATAGAAAATCATATGAATTATCTGGTGGTCAGGAAGTTAGGGTAATGCTTGCTTTAATTTTAATTTCAAAACCTGAATTCTTACTTTTAGATGAGCCGTTTGGAGATTTAGACCCGATTACTTTAAGAATTGTGGCTAATTCCCTTAAGAAAATATCTAAAGAATATAACATCACTGTTATAATGATTTCACACAATACTGACTTTGTTAAGGAAGTAAGTAACAGAACTCTTCTTATGGAAGACGGTAAAATAGTAGATGATAGTGAAGATGTTGATAAAGCTGTTGATAACTTTATTAACTTATGTCATGCTGACTATTTAAAGGAGAATAATTAA